The Nonlabens spongiae genome contains a region encoding:
- a CDS encoding T9SS type A sorting domain-containing protein has product MATKILTYILIISTLSVYAQNCNNPIVPDYFETFDNYLPNCWEEADEGSLTNGPMFLGLSDWTQEEFAHELDAGLGAVNINIRDLGVSDWLLTPTFDLSAGGYELLVDVALTNFDTTSADQMDSDDEVILAYSLDGTTWNALKTWNNTNQPDELGEIYFNELVNLNGQSQVRFAFYASSGSIDEGQDYDFHIDNFSVALPPTCFDISNLVVTDVTSTSATINFDSGNEFSNGDFQYAVTPRLQGFPSAPTADLTDPSLPQNFPNATFTIGNGSTTGPALDPHTTYDLYVREQCSTGDFGDWSFPVVFTTRCNDIASSYPVNIDFANHIPNDCWSESPSGDLSTGPVNTGNSDWRGGRSYTDISGTVIPSNAIRLYQSDDNEWLMSEIYDLSGSDNDFLTVDVAVTSYQINGTSFESNTSNMGSDDQIYLLVTEDGGNSWTVLDLWDVNNRPLSTGSRSSYNISAYNGLTQFAFYATDGDVDDIGIDLDFHIGQFIIDATASVEAASLENSISIYPNPAETGSIYMDISNLNNQIDAQIFDNMGKLISANSFESGSRLELINVDNLAQGMYFVKVSSGEESHTLKFIKG; this is encoded by the coding sequence ATGGCTACAAAAATACTTACCTATATTCTGATTATTAGTACCTTAAGTGTATATGCTCAGAACTGCAACAATCCTATCGTACCGGATTATTTTGAAACTTTTGATAACTATTTACCTAATTGCTGGGAAGAAGCAGACGAAGGTAGTCTTACCAATGGGCCCATGTTTTTAGGACTGTCAGACTGGACTCAAGAAGAGTTTGCTCATGAACTTGACGCGGGATTAGGTGCTGTTAATATTAATATTAGAGATCTTGGCGTGAGTGACTGGTTATTGACTCCTACATTTGACCTCTCTGCTGGTGGTTATGAACTTCTAGTTGATGTTGCCTTAACTAATTTTGACACTACATCTGCAGATCAGATGGATTCTGATGATGAGGTCATTCTAGCCTATTCTTTAGATGGTACAACTTGGAATGCTTTAAAGACATGGAACAATACTAATCAGCCAGATGAGTTAGGAGAAATTTACTTTAATGAGCTTGTTAACCTTAATGGCCAGTCTCAGGTTAGATTTGCATTTTACGCATCCAGTGGGAGTATTGATGAAGGGCAGGATTACGACTTTCATATCGATAACTTTTCTGTAGCTCTTCCACCTACTTGTTTTGATATATCAAATTTGGTGGTTACAGATGTAACCAGTACCTCAGCAACTATAAATTTTGATAGTGGGAACGAATTCTCAAATGGTGACTTTCAATATGCAGTGACTCCTCGACTGCAAGGATTCCCATCAGCACCCACAGCAGATTTGACCGACCCATCGCTACCTCAAAATTTCCCAAATGCTACCTTTACCATAGGTAATGGATCTACTACGGGACCCGCTCTTGACCCGCATACAACTTATGATCTTTATGTCAGAGAGCAGTGTTCTACTGGTGATTTTGGTGATTGGTCTTTTCCCGTAGTTTTTACTACTAGATGTAATGATATCGCATCTTCTTATCCCGTAAACATAGATTTTGCTAATCATATTCCAAATGATTGCTGGTCAGAATCGCCCTCGGGTGATTTATCTACAGGTCCGGTAAACACAGGGAACTCAGACTGGAGAGGAGGAAGATCTTATACTGATATTTCAGGTACAGTTATTCCTAGTAACGCTATTAGACTATATCAATCTGATGATAATGAATGGCTCATGTCAGAGATTTATGATTTATCAGGTTCAGATAATGATTTTCTTACCGTAGATGTAGCTGTGACGAGTTATCAAATCAATGGTACTTCTTTTGAGTCCAATACTAGTAATATGGGGAGTGATGACCAGATTTATTTGTTGGTAACAGAAGATGGTGGTAACTCCTGGACCGTTTTAGATCTTTGGGATGTAAATAACAGACCACTTTCAACGGGATCTCGTAGCAGCTATAATATTTCTGCTTATAACGGTTTGACACAATTTGCGTTTTACGCTACTGATGGTGATGTAGATGACATAGGAATTGATTTGGATTTTCACATAGGTCAATTTATAATTGATGCAACAGCTAGTGTAGAGGCAGCCTCATTGGAAAATTCAATATCAATTTACCCTAATCCAGCTGAAACAGGCAGCATCTATATGGACATCAGTAATTTGAATAATCAAATTGACGCACAAATTTTTGATAATATGGGCAAATTAATTTCTGCGAACAGTTTTGAATCTGGATCAAGATTAGAGCTAATTAATGTTGACAACTTAGCTCAGGGAATGTACTTTGTGAAAGTAAGTAGTGGAGAGGAATCCCATACATTGAAATTTATTAAGGGCTAA